A window of uncultured Methanoregula sp. genomic DNA:
ACAAAATGCACCTGTTCAGACTGCGGAAAGGAATGTGAAGTTCCCTTCAAGCCAACCGAAGGCCGCCCGGTATACTGCCGTGACTGCCTCCCGAAGCACCGGAAACCCCGGTTCTAATTTTTTTAACTCTTTCTCACGATTTGCGATTATTGTTTTTCCTGATAGGGTATCCACCCGGTTCGGGATCATTGCGTATGAAACTGACAACTGCCCGGCTTTCGCGCAGGTTTTTTTCCCAAAAAGAAAATTTACTTTGACTCGTCACCCAGAGATTCTCGGCTCCGCATCTGGTAAAGGACCATCGGGTCCATCTCTTTGTAGGTATCCTCTCCGGTCCGCATGATGACATTCGCAACCCCGCTGTTGACGATCATCTTCGAGCAGAGGAAACAGGGCCAGATCAAGGTGGTCTCGCCGGTCTCCACATCAAAGCCCGACAGATAGAGCGTGCAGCCCCGCGCATTCTTTCCGGCCTGGAGGAGCGCATTCATCTCGGCGTGGACGCTCCGACACCGTTCGTAATTGGACCCGGAGGGGATATTGTGCTCTTTTCTCCAGCACCGGTTCAGTTCCGTGCAGTCCATCTGTTTGCGCGGCGCCCCGGTATATCCCGTGGAGACGATGGTATTGTATTCATCGACAATGATTGCGCCAAAGTTCCTGCGCAGGCACGTGCCCTGCCGGGCGCACCGGGCAGCAAGGTCGAGGAAGTAGCGGTGTCTGTTGGTTCTCATCCAAGATTCTTTGGAAAAACCCGGTATTAAAGTGGCATGATCCGCATGGCAGGAAATTATTCATATTACCAGTTGCAGGTTCCCCACCCGGCAGACACGATCGGGAATTCCAGGATTACATTCCAGAGAGGACGAATCCTATGAGAACGATCTGGAGACAGAAAAATAATGGGACAAGCCAGAATAGGGGTTTTCTGGTCTTATGATGGAAGAGATGCATTGCTGCATATGCACCAAACGGTCCAAAAAGGGCAAGAATGAGAAGCATCGCCTCGCTCGTCCGCCACGCATTGCGCCTGGCCTGGTGCTTGTCCCTTGCATAGATCGCAAAGACAACAAGATTGACAGCCACATACAGGATAAAAAAAACA
This region includes:
- a CDS encoding CxxC-x17-CxxC domain-containing protein, with translation MFGSNNFGGSRGPRDFGGPREMTKCTCSDCGKECEVPFKPTEGRPVYCRDCLPKHRKPRF
- a CDS encoding cytidine deaminase gives rise to the protein MRTNRHRYFLDLAARCARQGTCLRRNFGAIIVDEYNTIVSTGYTGAPRKQMDCTELNRCWRKEHNIPSGSNYERCRSVHAEMNALLQAGKNARGCTLYLSGFDVETGETTLIWPCFLCSKMIVNSGVANVIMRTGEDTYKEMDPMVLYQMRSRESLGDESK
- a CDS encoding DUF1294 domain-containing protein, with amino-acid sequence MLSPEELTVFFILYVAVNLVVFAIYARDKHQARRNAWRTSEAMLLILALFGPFGAYAAMHLFHHKTRKPLFWLVPLFFCLQIVLIGFVLSGM